Proteins encoded by one window of Cannabis sativa cultivar Pink pepper isolate KNU-18-1 chromosome 4, ASM2916894v1, whole genome shotgun sequence:
- the LOC115712920 gene encoding multicopper oxidase LPR1 isoform X2, which yields MMMMSSSTRYMLLFGLVIVLELSGESWGEDRLLNPGKLKMFVDELPEMPKIPGFHLSSHGLPKSKSLKIGMFMKKWKFHRDLPPTPVFAYGESKSKATVPGPTIEAVQGVDTFVTWQNHLPSKHILPWDPSIPTAKPLNKKGVPTVVHLHGAIDEPSSDGNSNAWFTNGFKEVGPTWTQRTYRYRNLQHPGNLWYHDHAMGLTRVNLLAGLIGSYIVRHPEIETPLGLPSGPEFDRTLMVFDRSFRSDGSIYMNSTGNNPSIHPQWQPEYFGDAIIVNGKAWPRLIVRRRKYRFRIINTSNARFFRFKFSNGLQFIHVGSDSAYLSRPVFTNDILLGPSEITDVIVDFSKSNSSSVILTNDAPYPYPSGDPVNESNNKVMKFVIKRYRDVDTWRVPKKLIDYPKPDLSSATRTRYIAMYEYTSETDEPVHLYLNGKPYEAPATETPKAGTAEIWEVINLTEDNHPLHIHLGLFAAIEERELVDLDKFKSCMTKQNDAVKCQISKHARGKISQVQAHESGWKNVYKMKPGVVTKILVRFSYIHSNASYPFDATEEPGYVYHCHILDHEDNAMMRPLKIIK from the exons atgatgatgatgagtagTAGTACTCGTTACATGTTATTATTTGGTTTGGTAATAGTATTAGAGTTGAGTGGTGAGTCATGGGGAGAAGACAGGCTACTAAATCCAGGGAAGTTGAAAATGTTTGTTGATGAGCTTCCAGAGATGCCGAAGATCCCAGGTTTCCATCTCTCTAGTCACGGTCTTCCCAAATCTAAGTCTCTCAAAATCGGCATGTTCATGAAGAAATGG AAATTTCACAGGGACCTCCCGCCGACTCCAGTTTTCGCCTACGGTGAGTCAAAGTCAAAGGCAACAGTTCCAGGTCCGACGATCGAGGCCGTACAAGGGGTAGACACGTTTGTGACGTGGCAAAATCATCTCCCTTCAAAGCACATACTCCCGTGGGACCCATCTATCCCGACAGCCAAGCCACTCAACAAGAAGGGCGTCCCCACCGTGGTCCACCTCCATGGCGCCATCGACGAGCCAAGCAGCGACGGCAACTCCAACGCTTGGTTCACCAACGGATTCAAGGAAGTGGGTCCCACCTGGACCCAACGGACCTACCGCTACCGAAACCTTCAGCACCCGGGAAATCTCTGGTACCACGACCATGCCATGGGATTGACACGCGTCAACCTTCTGGCCGGTCTAATCGGGTCGTACATTGTTCGCCACCCCGAAATAGAAACCCCACTCGGCCTTCCTTCAGGCCCTGAGTTTGACCGGACTTTGATGGTTTTTGACCGTAGCTTTCGTTCCGACGGTTCTATTTACATGAACTCTACTGGGAATAACCCGTCGATCCATCCACAGTGGCAACCCGAGTATTTCGGCGACGCCATAATAGTGAATGGAAAAGCTTGGCCGAGATTGATCGTACGACGTCGTAAGTACCGGTTTCGGATTATTAACACGAGTAATGCTCGGTTCTTCCGGTTCAAATTCTCTAACGGTCTTCAGTTCATCCACGTCGGATCTGATTCGGCTTACCTCAGTAGACCGGTATTCACCAATGACATTTTACTGGGGCCATCTGAGATCACTGATGTAATTGTTGATTTTTCAAAGTCGAACAGTAGTAGTGTTATTTTAACCAACGACGCACCGTATCCTTACCCTTCTGGCGACCCGGTCAACGAATCCAACAATAAGGTTATGAAGTTTGTTATCAAAAGATATCGAGATGTTGACACGTGGCGAGTGCCTAAAAAGTTGATTGATTATCCGAAGCCGGATTTATCCAGTGCTACGCGCACACGGTACATTGCTATGTACGAGTACACTAGCGAAACAGACGAGCCGGTTCATCTTTATCTGAATGGGAAGCCGTACGAGGCTCCTGCTACGGAGACGCCCAAGGCAGGGACGGCTGAGATTTGGGAGGTTATCAATCTAACGGAGGACAATCACCCGCTGCACATTCACCTAGGATTGTTTGCTGCGATAGAGGAAAGGGAGTTAGTGGACTTGGACAAATTCAAGAGCTGCATGACTAAACAAAATGACGCCGTTAAGTGCCAGATCAGCAAACATGCACGTGGCAAAATTTCACAGGTGCAGGCTCACGAGAGTGGGTGGAAGAATGTGTACAAGATGAAACCCGGTGTTGTAACTAAGATTTTGGTGAGATTTTCTTACATACACTCCAATGCATCGTATCCTTTTGATGCAACTGAGGAACCTGGTTACGTCTACCATTGCCAC ATATTGGATCATGAAGACAATGCCATGATGAGGCCATTAAAAATCATCAAATGA
- the LOC115712920 gene encoding multicopper oxidase LPR1 isoform X1, whose protein sequence is MMMMSSSTRYMLLFGLVIVLELSGESWGEDRLLNPGKLKMFVDELPEMPKIPGFHLSSHGLPKSKSLKIGMFMKKWKFHRDLPPTPVFAYGESKSKATVPGPTIEAVQGVDTFVTWQNHLPSKHILPWDPSIPTAKPLNKKGVPTVVHLHGAIDEPSSDGNSNAWFTNGFKEVGPTWTQRTYRYRNLQHPGNLWYHDHAMGLTRVNLLAGLIGSYIVRHPEIETPLGLPSGPEFDRTLMVFDRSFRSDGSIYMNSTGNNPSIHPQWQPEYFGDAIIVNGKAWPRLIVRRRKYRFRIINTSNARFFRFKFSNGLQFIHVGSDSAYLSRPVFTNDILLGPSEITDVIVDFSKSNSSSVILTNDAPYPYPSGDPVNESNNKVMKFVIKRYRDVDTWRVPKKLIDYPKPDLSSATRTRYIAMYEYTSETDEPVHLYLNGKPYEAPATETPKAGTAEIWEVINLTEDNHPLHIHLGLFAAIEERELVDLDKFKSCMTKQNDAVKCQISKHARGKISQVQAHESGWKNVYKMKPGVVTKILVRFSYIHSNASYPFDATEEPGYVYHCHVSTLFNLLFKRTRKYEIFLFDC, encoded by the exons atgatgatgatgagtagTAGTACTCGTTACATGTTATTATTTGGTTTGGTAATAGTATTAGAGTTGAGTGGTGAGTCATGGGGAGAAGACAGGCTACTAAATCCAGGGAAGTTGAAAATGTTTGTTGATGAGCTTCCAGAGATGCCGAAGATCCCAGGTTTCCATCTCTCTAGTCACGGTCTTCCCAAATCTAAGTCTCTCAAAATCGGCATGTTCATGAAGAAATGG AAATTTCACAGGGACCTCCCGCCGACTCCAGTTTTCGCCTACGGTGAGTCAAAGTCAAAGGCAACAGTTCCAGGTCCGACGATCGAGGCCGTACAAGGGGTAGACACGTTTGTGACGTGGCAAAATCATCTCCCTTCAAAGCACATACTCCCGTGGGACCCATCTATCCCGACAGCCAAGCCACTCAACAAGAAGGGCGTCCCCACCGTGGTCCACCTCCATGGCGCCATCGACGAGCCAAGCAGCGACGGCAACTCCAACGCTTGGTTCACCAACGGATTCAAGGAAGTGGGTCCCACCTGGACCCAACGGACCTACCGCTACCGAAACCTTCAGCACCCGGGAAATCTCTGGTACCACGACCATGCCATGGGATTGACACGCGTCAACCTTCTGGCCGGTCTAATCGGGTCGTACATTGTTCGCCACCCCGAAATAGAAACCCCACTCGGCCTTCCTTCAGGCCCTGAGTTTGACCGGACTTTGATGGTTTTTGACCGTAGCTTTCGTTCCGACGGTTCTATTTACATGAACTCTACTGGGAATAACCCGTCGATCCATCCACAGTGGCAACCCGAGTATTTCGGCGACGCCATAATAGTGAATGGAAAAGCTTGGCCGAGATTGATCGTACGACGTCGTAAGTACCGGTTTCGGATTATTAACACGAGTAATGCTCGGTTCTTCCGGTTCAAATTCTCTAACGGTCTTCAGTTCATCCACGTCGGATCTGATTCGGCTTACCTCAGTAGACCGGTATTCACCAATGACATTTTACTGGGGCCATCTGAGATCACTGATGTAATTGTTGATTTTTCAAAGTCGAACAGTAGTAGTGTTATTTTAACCAACGACGCACCGTATCCTTACCCTTCTGGCGACCCGGTCAACGAATCCAACAATAAGGTTATGAAGTTTGTTATCAAAAGATATCGAGATGTTGACACGTGGCGAGTGCCTAAAAAGTTGATTGATTATCCGAAGCCGGATTTATCCAGTGCTACGCGCACACGGTACATTGCTATGTACGAGTACACTAGCGAAACAGACGAGCCGGTTCATCTTTATCTGAATGGGAAGCCGTACGAGGCTCCTGCTACGGAGACGCCCAAGGCAGGGACGGCTGAGATTTGGGAGGTTATCAATCTAACGGAGGACAATCACCCGCTGCACATTCACCTAGGATTGTTTGCTGCGATAGAGGAAAGGGAGTTAGTGGACTTGGACAAATTCAAGAGCTGCATGACTAAACAAAATGACGCCGTTAAGTGCCAGATCAGCAAACATGCACGTGGCAAAATTTCACAGGTGCAGGCTCACGAGAGTGGGTGGAAGAATGTGTACAAGATGAAACCCGGTGTTGTAACTAAGATTTTGGTGAGATTTTCTTACATACACTCCAATGCATCGTATCCTTTTGATGCAACTGAGGAACCTGGTTACGTCTACCATTGCCACGTAAGTACATTATTTAATCTTTTGTTTAAGCGTACGAGAAAATATGAGATTTTCCTTTTCGATTGTTAG